DNA from Bradyrhizobium japonicum USDA 6:
TGTGCTGCTGAAGCACTGTGCCTCAACCTCCGCTGTCATCGCACGGCTTGACCGGGCGATCCAGTATTCCAGAGGCGATTGTGATTGAACCGAGAGGCTGCGGCGCCCCGGTCAAGCCGGGGCATGACACCGGTGGTGGGGCTGCAGCGGAGCGCTATCGCAAGCGAGCTCGCGCTCACACTTCCCGTCGGCTCAAAAACGCCAGCCGCTCGAACAGGTGCACGTCCTGCTCGTTCTTGAGCAGCGCGCCGTGCAGCGGCGGGATCAGCTTGCGCGGGTCGCGTTCGCGGAGTTGCTCGACGCTCATGTCCTCGTTGAGCAGCAGCTTGAGCCAGTCCAGAAGCTCCGACGTCGACGGCTTTTTCTTCAACCCCGGGACCTCGCGCACCTCGAAGAAGATGCGCAGGGCTTCCTCGACCAGGCGCTTCTTGATGCCGGGGAAGTGGACGTCGACGATGCGGCCCATCGTGTCGGCGTCGGGGAACTTGATGTAGTGGAAGAAGCAGCGGCGCAGGAACGCGTCCGGCAGCTCCTTCTCGTTGTTGGAGGTGATCATCATGATCGGGCGCTGCTTGGCCTTGATCGTCTCGCCGGTCTCGTAGACATGGAATTCCATGCGGTCGAGCTCGAGCAGAAGGTCGTTCGGAAACTCGATGTCGGCCTTGTCGATCTCGTCGATCAAGAGCACCGGGCGCTGCTCGGCGGTGAAGGCCTCCCACAGCTTGCCGCGCTTGATGTAGTTCTTAATATCAGACACGCGGGCATCGCCGAGCTGGCTGTCGCGCAGGCGCGATACCGCGTCGTATTCGTAGAGGCCCTGCTGCGCCTTGGTGGTGGACTTGATGTGCCACGTCAAAAGCGGCGCGTTCAGCGCCTTCGCCACTTCCTCCGCCAGCACGGTCTTGCCGGTGCCGGGCTCGCCCTTGATGAGCAGCGGGCGCTCCAGCACGATCGAGGCATTGACGGCGACCTTGAGATCGTCGGTCGCAACATAGTCCTTGGTGCCGGTAAATTTCATCGCGCGTCCTTGTTGGTCGTCGGCCGGGCATCGCCCTGGTCCAACAAACGGAACGGCCGCTCATGGCGGCCGTTCCTGGTTCGGTCAGGCTTTCAGACCCGTTTTATCAGCGAAAGGATGACGAGCACAATCACCGCGCCGATGGTGGCATCCACGATGGCGCCGATCGTGCCGGTGGCCAGCGCAACATGCAGTTGCGGCAGCACCCAGCTCGCCACCAGCGCGCCGATGATGCCGACGACCATGTTGCCGATCAACCCAAATCCCGCCCCATGGACAATCTTGCCGGCAAGCCAGCCGGCGATCGCGCCAATGATGAGCGCTGCGAGAATCCCCATTGCAAACGTCCCCAAAACAACCCCGTCAGACGGTCAATTCTAGAGCAAAAAGCCGACCGGTCCAGCGTCCCGCGGCGGGCTCGGCCCCTTGACGTTCGCCCCCGACGGGCAATCTGTTACCCATGTTCCTCCAATTCTTCACTTCTCTGCGCGATGCGCAGGTCCCCGTGACGCTGCGCGAATACCTCACGCTGATGGAGGCGCTCGACGCTGATCTGTCGGACTATTCGGTCGAGAATTTCTACTATCTGTCGCGCACCTCGCTGGTGAAGGACGAGCGCAACCTCGACAAGTTCGACCGCGTCTTCGGCACGGTGTTCAAGGGGCTGGAAAGCCTGCTCGACGCCATGGAGAAGGCGGAGATCCCCGAGGAGTGGCTGAAGAAGCTCGCCGAGAAATACCTCAGCGAGGAGGAGAAGAAGCAGATCGAGGCGATGGGCTGGGACAAGCTCATGGAGACGCTGAAGAAGCGTCTCGAGGAGCAGAAGGGCCGGCACCAGGGCGGCTCGAAATGGATCGGCACCGCCGGCACCTCGCCGTTCGGCGCCTATGGCTACAATCCCGAAGGCGTGCGCATCGGCCAGGAGAAGAACCGCAACAACCGTGCCGTGAAGGTGTGGGACAAGCGCGAGTTCAAGGATCTCGACGGCAATGTCGAGCTCGGCATCCGCAACATCAAGGTGGCGCTGCGGCGCCTGCGCAAGTTCGCGCGCACCGGCGCGCCTGATGAGCTCGATCTCGACACCACCATTCGCGAGACTGCCAATCACGGCTATCTCGACGTCCACATGCGGCCCGAGCGGCGCAATGCGGTGAAGCTGCTGGTGTTCTTCGACATCGGCGGCTCGATGGATTCGCATATCGAGCAGGTCGAGGAGCTGTTCTCGGCGGCCAAGAGCGAGTTCAAGCACATGGAGTATTTCTACTTCCACAACTGCCTCTATGAAGGCGTGTGGAAGCAGAACAAGCGCCGCTTCACCGACCGCACGCCGACCTGGGACGTGCTGCACAAATACCCGCACGACTACAAGGTCGTGTTCGTCGGCGACGCCTCGATGTCGCCTTACGAGATCATGGTGCCGGGCGGCTCGGTCGAGCATGTCAACGAGGAGCCGGGCTCGGTCTGGCTCGACCGCATCATCCGCACCTATCCGCATACGGTGTGGCTCAATCCGGTGCAGCAGAAGCATTGGGACTATTCGGAATCGACCACCATCATCAAACGCATCTTCGCCAACCGCATGTACCCGATCACGATCGAGGGGCTCGAGGGTGCGATGAAGGAATTGACGCACTAGCTGCGCCGTCAGTCCGGACGGACGCGCAGCAGCCGACAAGAGGGAGAACCACATGCCCCAGACCATCACCCGCGGCATCAAGGCGCTGATCGACGAGGCCAATGCCGAGATCGAGACGCTCAACGCCAAGGAGGCCATCGAGATCTCCAAGAACGGCGATGTCGTCATCGTCGACATCCGCGACCCCCGCGAGATCGAGCGCGACGGCCGCATCCCCGGCGCGTTCGCCTGCACGCGCGGCATGCTCGAATTCTGGATCGATCCGCAGAGCCCCTACGCAAAACCGATCTTCCAGGAAGACAAGAAATTCGTCTTCCATTGCGCCGGTGGCCTGCGCTCCGCGCTCGCGGCGAAGACCGCCAAGGACATGGGCTTGAAGCCCGTCGCCCACATCGCCGGCGGCTACGCCGCCTGGCGCGATGCCGGCGGGCCGGTGGAGCAGTGGGAGCCGAAGAAGAAGGGCTAACTATCTCCGCCGTCATTCCGGGGCGCGACGAAGTCGCGAGCCCGGAATCCATTCGTCCACCAACTCCGCGGCCGGATGGATTCCGGGTTCGCGCCTCGCGCGCCCCGGAATGACAAGGAAAAACCAATGACCGCCACCGACCCCCTCGTCTCCACCGAATGGCTCGCCGCTCACATCAACGACGCCAACGTCAAGATCCTCGACGCCAGCTTCAAGCTGCCGGGCGTGCTGCCACTGCCGAAGGACGATTATCTCGCTGCCCATCTGCCGGGCGCCGTGTTCTTCGACGTCGACGCGGTGTCGGATCATTCCAATCCGCTGCCGCACATGTATCCGAGCGCCGAGCAGTTCGGCCGTGACGCAGGCCAACTCGGCATCTCCAATGCCGACACCGTCGTGCTCTACGATGCCGGCGGCTGGGTCGCGGCCCCCCGCGCCTGGTGGATGTTCCTGGCTTTCGGCCACAGCAATGTACGCATCCTCAATGGCGGGCTGAAGAAGTGGCGCGCCGAGGGGCGTCCGGTCGAGAGCGGCGAGGTGAGGCCGAAGCCCGCGACGTTCAGGGCGAGCTACGATTCAAAACGCGTGCGCAGCATGCAGCAGCTGATCGCCAACGTCGAAAGCAGCAAGGAGCAGGTGATCGACGCACGCGCCGCCGACCGCTTCGAGGGCCGCGCGCCCGAGCCGCGCGCGGGCATCCGCTCCGGCCACATCCCGGGCGCGCGCAACGTGCCCTACAATCAGTTGTTCGATGCCGCGACCGGCACCATGAAGCCGCTCGAGGACTTGCGCGCCGCCTTCGCGAACGCTGGCGTCGAGTTCGATGCGCCGATCGTGACGAGCTGCGGCTCGGGCGTGTCCGCCGGCGTGTTGACGCTCGCGCTCTATCGCCTCGGCATCACCGACACCGCGCTCTATGACGGCTCGTGGTCGGAATGGGGCCAGGCCGGCGGCCCGCCGGTCGCGACCGGGCCGGCGTAACCTTACTGGCGCGTGCGCGTGGCCGTTGTCGCCAGCATCTGCGGCTGACCGAACGGATCATAGCTCTGCCGCAGCTGCTGAGGCGGAGGACGCCGCACCACGCGGTGCCGCTTCTTCGCCTTCGCGTGGTGCTTGGCAGCCTTGCTGTCCGAGGCGCTGCCGTCCGCCTTCGCGTCCCGCTTGGTGTCCCCCTTCGCCTTCGCCGGCGCATCCTGCGAGGCCGTCGCCGCCGGATCGTTCAGCGCGGCCACCTTGGCCGGGGCAGTGTCGGGCGTCGGGGAGGCGAGGGCCGCACCGGGATCAGCCGGCGCCGGTTCGCTGGCGGTCACGGCAGGCGCGGCCTCGGGGATCGATGCCGTTGTGTCGGCCGGGGTGAGTGTGTCGGCAGGAGCCGGCGCGATGGCTTCCGTTGTGGCCTCGGCCTGCACCGGTTCGGCGGCGGGAACCGCGGCCTCGGTGACCTGCGGCGGCACGTAGGGCTCGGTCGTCAGGGCGGCCTCCTGTTCGGGCTCATTCACCGGCAAGCCGATGGTCGGCACCCGGTCACGCAGCGATGGCGTGGGCTCGGCGGCCGCTTCCGGCTCGGCGCGGAGCGCCGCGAGCACCGGCTGGGCCGGCTCCGGGCTTTGCGCAAACACCTTCTCTTGCGGGCCGTTCCGCCAGGAGGGGTTGCTGACATACTGCTCGTGGGTAGCCCGCAGCAGCGCGGCGGCACCTAGTCCGAACACCAGGATGGAGGTTGACAGCAGGATCGCGGCAAACAGGAAGCGAAAGCCGGGAAGCATCGGACGGGTTACGAATTTCCGCCCCGGCGGGTGGCGGCCGGGACCCAAGAGCCATCTGAACGCGGTGACGGTACTGATTGCCGTTCGCCACGCCGGGACGGAAGCTCAAAGCGGAGGCGAATCAGGCTGATTCGAACATATCGCAACGCCTCCGCGTCGTTCCCTTAAATTCGGGGCCGGAGACTCCGGCAATCCACGGCCCGATGCGATTTCCGCCCCGTGATGCAACGGGGCAACTGTGTGTACCTGCATCACAAATCGCTAACTCAGGCACAAATCAGCCTGTAATGTCTTGAATGTGCCGCTATCTTCGGTCATCTGGCCGTTAACGGTCCGGATGGGCTCGGGGACTATACAAGAGCGATGATGATCAAACATTTTCTGACGATATGCGCTGCCGCAACAGTCGCTGCGGCGGGAACCTCGCTCGCACAGGCTCAGAGCTATCCGGTCCAGCAGGCGCCGAGCTATGGCGCTCCGGCCGAATATCGCCCCGGCGACCGCACGCCGAATTTCGACTCGCTGGACGATGAAGACGACGCGATGCCGCAGGCGTCGCTGCCGCCGCCCGGTCCGGCCGACGATCCGCGCTACGGCCGCCCGGCTGGCCCTCCGCCGGTCTATTCCGCCGCCCCGCCGCAGGGGCCGGTGATGTCGCCCGATGATCCGCGCTATGGCCGTCCAGCTGGTGCTCCGCCGGTCTATTCGGCGGCGCCGCAGGGTCCCGTGATGTCGCCCGACGATCCCCGCTATGGCCGCCCCGCCGGCCCGCCCGCGGTGATCTATGCCGATCGCCCGGGTCAGGCACCCGGCAGGGACGGCCTGCGTCCGCCGGAGGCCATTGGCGGCCCCGCCGCGACCGGGACGGTCCAGTCCGGTCAGGCGCCCGTCGGTGCCGACGGCCGGCCGATGACGATCGCTTCGCTGCCGCCCGAGGAGCAGCCCGACGCGGCTCCCGCGCAGCTGGCGCCGAACCTGCGCCGCCAGGAGGTCTCGTTCCAGACCAAGGAGCCGGCCGGCACCCTCGTGGTCGATACGCCGAACACCTATCTCTATTACGTGCTCGGAGGCGGCCGTGCGATCCGCTACGGCGTCCGCGTCGGCCGCGACGGCTTCACCTGGACCGGCGTGCAGAAGATCACCCGCAAGGCCGAATGGCCGGATTGGCATCCGCCGACCGAAATGATCGAGCGCCAGCCCTATCTGCCGCGCTTCATGGCCGGCGGCCCCGGCAATCCGCTCGGCGCGCGCGCGATGTATCTCGGCTCGACCGTCTACCGCATCCACGGCACCAACCAGCCTTCGACGATCGGCAAGTTCGTGTCGTCGGGCTGCATCGGCATGCTGAACGAGGACGTCTCCGACCTGTTCGACCGCGTCAAGGTTGGCACCCGTGTGGTGGTGATGCCGGGTGGCCCGCCGCCGGGAACGGCGACTGCCTCCGCTGCGCCGCCGCCGGGCGCCGCCGGTCCGGCTCCGATGGCCGCGCAGGCCGGCCCCGTCCCGGGCACCCAGCCGACGGTGGTGCCGCCGCTGCCCGCGCCGGTCACCGTGCGCTGAGCGCTGCGAGACAATTCAAATCAGTGAAGGGCGTGCCGTCGGCACGCCCTTTTCGTTTCAGGCCAGCTTGCGCGGCAGCTCGCGATCCCGGGTGAAGGCGTCGATCGCCTCGACCATCTGCCCGTAGTGGATGCGTAATCCGTCCTCGGTGGCGTAGCCGAGATGCGGCGTCAGCACGAGATTGTCGAGCTTGCGGAAGGGATGGTCGACCGGCAGCGGCTCGACCGAGAACACGTCGATGCCGGCGCCCGCGATCTTCCGCTGCTGCAAGGCCTCCAGCAGCGCCTGCTCGTCCACGATCGGGCCGCGCGCGGTGTTGACGAGGAAGGCCGTCGGCTTCATCCGCGCGAGATCGGCAGCCCCGACCAGTCCGCGCGAGCGATCGCTCAGCACCACATGGATGGTGACGATGTCGGCCTTGGCGAACAGCTCCTCCTTGGTGGCGTAGCCGACGCCGGCTGCCGCGCACTTCTCCGGCGTGAGGTTCGGGCTCCAGGCGATCACGTTCATGCCGAATGCTTTCGCGATGCCCGCCATCTTGCTGCCGAGCTTGCCGAGCCCGACGACGCCGAGCGTCAGTCCCTCGATCTCGACACCGGCAAAGGTCTGCCAGGGCTCGCCGGCATGCATGCGCGCATTCTCGCGGCCGATGCCGCGGGTCAGTTCGAGGATCAGGCCCATCGTCAGCGGCGCGGTCGGATCGCGGGAGTATTGCGTGCCGCCGACGGCAACGCCTTGCGCCTTCGCCGCCTCCATGTCGATCGAGGCGTTGCGCATGCCGGAGGTCAAAAGCAGCTTCAGCTTCGGCAGCGACGCGAACAGGCTCTTGGGGAACGCCGTGCGCTCGCGCATCGCGCAGATGATCTCGAAATCGGCCAGCGCGCTCGCCGCGGCCTGCTCCGAGGCAAAGGGATGGCTGAACACGGTGACGTCGACGCGGTCGGACAGTTTTTGCCAGTCGGCGACGTCGAGGGCGAGGTTGAAATAGTCGTCGAGAATTGCACAGCGTAGCCGCGTCATCAGCTTTCATCCATGGCGAGAGGTGACGGCGCCAGGCGGGGAGCGCCATCGTCGGAAGCTGGCCATGGTTGCGCGCAATCGCGCCCGCGCGCAAGCAGCTGACGTGTTCAAAAATCCGATAGGAGCGAAGGGGTCAGAGGTCGCGGGGCTTGAGGCGGAGCGGGGTGTCCATGCCGTGCTTGGCGCGCCAGGCGGGGCCGGGACCACGCATGTAGTGCAGCTCGGGGCGGTAAGGGTTGAAAGCGGTGGCGAAGAAGCGCTTCCAGAAGCCCTTGATCTCCGTGACGAGTCCGGAAGCGCTACCGGCTCGTGCCGGAACGGCTATGGAATTGGTCTCGATCAGAGCCATGATGCGGCCTCGCTGTTCTCCCCGCCGCTTCTGCCGCGGGTGGCGTCTTTTTCGGCGCCATGACGAGCTTTGGCCCACTTTATTAAAAAATGGTTTCAATTGTCCGGATCGGCGGCCGGATGGTGTCCATTCCGTATTGATCCGTGGTGAACGGAGGGAAAACATTGCCCTTTGAGGGCGGGATCGTTACATCGGCGGCAAGCAAATTTCCTCAAATCGAAGGTTTCACGGGACCGATGGCGCGCCAGTTCATCTATTTCATGCAGGGCCTGACCAAGAGCTATCCGACCCGGAAGGTGCTCGATAACATTCATCTGTCGTTCTACCCGGACGCCAAGATCGGCGTGCTCGGCGTCAACGGCTCGGGCAAGTCGACGCTGCTCAAGATCATGGCCGGCCTCGACAAGGAGTATAACGGCGAGGCCTGGGTCGCCCAGGGCGCCCGCGTCGGCTATCTCGAGCAGGAACCGCATCTCGATCCGGCGCTCTCCGTGCGCGAGAACGTCATGCTGGGTGTCGCCAAGCAGAAGGCCATCCTCGATCGCTACAACGAGCTGGCGATGAACTATTCGGAAGAAACCGCCGACGAGATGACCAAGCTGCAGGACGAGATCGAGGCCCAGGGCCTCTGGGATCTCGACAGCAAGGTCGACCAGGCCATGGACGCGCTGCGCTGTCCGCCCGACGATGCCGACGTCACGAAACTCTCGGGCGGTGAGCGCCGCCGCGTCGCGCTGTGCAAACTGCTGCTCGACCAGCCCGAGCTGTTGCTGCTCGACGAACCGACCAACCACCTCGACGCCGAGTCGGTGTCTTGGCTGGAAGGCCATCTGCGTACCTATCCCGGCGCGATCCTGATCGTCACCCACGATCGCTACTTCCTCGACAACGTCACGAGCTGGATTCTCGAGCTCGATCGCGGCAAGGGCATTCCCTACGAGGGCAATTACTCGTCCTGGCTGGTGCAGAAGCAGAAGCGGCTCGAGCAGGAAGGCCGCGAGGACGCCGCGCATCAGAAGACGATCGCCCGCGAGCAGGAATGGGTCGCGTCCTCGCCGAAGGCGCGTCAGGCCAAGTCCAAGGCGCGCTATCAGCGCTACGAGGAGCTGCTCAAGCAGGCGAGCGAGAAGCAGACCCAGACCGCGCAGATCATCATCCCCGTCGCCGAGCGGCTCGGTGCCAACGTCGTCGACTTCGAAGGCCTCAGCAAAGGCTATGGCGATCGCCTGCTGATCGACGATCTCACCTTCAAGCTGCCGCCCGGCGGCATCGTCGGCGTGATCGGCGCCAACGGCGCCGGCAAGACCACGCTGTTCAAGATGATCACCAAGCAGGAAACGCCGGACAAGGGCATGATCACGGTCGGCGAGACCGTGCATCTCGGCTATGTCGACCAGTCGCGCGACGCGCTCGACGGCAACAAGAACGTGTGGGAGGAGATTTCCGGCGGCAACGAGCTGATCCTGCTCGGCAAGAAGGAAGTGAACTCGCGCGGCTATTGCTCGTCGTTCAACTTCAAGGGCGCCGACCAGCAGAAGAAGGTCGGTGCGCTCTCCGGCGGTGAACGCAACCGCGTGCATCTCGCCAAGATGCTGAAGTCCGGCGCGAACGTCCTGCTGCTCGACGAACCGACCAACGATCTCGACGTCGACACGCTGCGCGCGCTCGAAGAGGCGCTGGAGGATTTTGCCGGCTGCGCCGTCATCATCAGCCATGACCGCTGGTTCCTCGACCGCATCGCGACCCACATCCTGGCCTTCGAAGGCGACAGCCACGTCGAGTGGTTCGAAGGCAACTTCCAGGACTACGAGAAGGACAAGATGCGCCGGCTCGGCCAGGACAGCATCATTCCGCACCGCGTGAAGTACAAGAAGCTGACGCGGTGATGAGGGCATGATGCGGCGGGCGCTCATAGCTGCGGTGATCACCATCATCTGCGGCCTGTCGCCCGCCCGCGCTGCCGACGCCGCCTTCACGCAGTTCATCGCCTCGCTCTGGCCGGAGGCGCAGGCCGCCGGCGTGTCGCGCGCGACATTCGATGAGCAGACGCGCGGGCTCGAGCCTGATTACAAGCTGCCCGATCTCATCCTGCCCGGGCGGCCGGCCACCGGTGCGCCGTCGCAGGCCGAGTTCGTGCAGGTGCCTGCCGATTACGTCAAGGAAGCCTCGATCGCGCGACTTGCGGGCGAGGGGCAGCGGCTGCTGCAAAAATATCGTCCGGCGCTGAGCGAGATCGAGAAGAAATCCGGCGTGCCGGCCACCATCATGCTCGCGATCTGGGGCCGCGAGACCGATTACGGCCGATACACGCTGCCTTACGATCTCGTGCGCGTGCTGGCGACGCAGGCCTATGTCGGGCGACGCAAGGACACCTATCGCAACGAGTTCATCCTCTCGCTGAAGATCCTCGGCGAGGGCGTGGTGACGCGCAAGGACATGCGCTCGTCCTGGGCAGGCGCCACCGGGCTCACGCAATTCCTGCCGTCCGAATATTACAAGCACGGTGTCGACTTCGACGGCGACGGCCGCATCGACATCTGGCATTCGGTGCCGGATGCTCTGGCCTCGGCCGCGCAGCAGCTCGTCAACAAGGGCTGGCAGAGCGGCGTGCGCTGGGCTTACGAGGTGCAGGCGCCGGCCAAGGTCGATTGCACCAGCGGCGTGCCCGAGGTGACGAAGCCGATCGGCCAGTGGCTGCGCGAAGGTTTTGTGCCGGTGCGTGGCGAGAAGCTGAGCGCTGCCGAGCAGGCGCAGCCGGCCTCGCTGCTGCAGCCGGAAGGCATTTACGGCCCGTCGTTCCTGACGACGAAGAACTACTTCGTCATCAAGGAGTACAATTTCTCAGACCTCTACGTGCTGTTCGTCGGCCATCTCGGCGACCGCATGACGAGCCCGCTGCCGTTCGCGACACAATGGGCGGCCTCCAGGCAGTTGCGCACCAAGGACGTCGAGACCATGCAGCGCGGGCTCACGCGCGTCGGGCTCTACAAGGACAAGATCGACGGCAAGGCCGGGATGCAGACGCGCGCGGCGCTCGGCGCCTACCAGAAGTCGGCAGGCCTCAAGGTCGATTGCTGGCCGAGCGAAGAGGTGCTGCGCTCGATCCAGGCGGCGCGGTAGCGGCCTCAACTCTTCGCCAAAGAAAAAGCCCGGCCGAGGTGCTCGGCCGGGCTTCGATCGCGGCGCGGATGCGCCATGCGATCGGATATTGCGATCAGATCAGTAGCAAACGCGAACCGGGCGGACGACCCAGCCGTAACCGTCCCAATAGCGCTGGCGCTGCCAGTAGCAGGGCGCGGGCGGCGGTGGCTCGGCCACGTAGACCGGTCCGCCATAGGCGGGACGGCTCGACGCGATGGCGCCACCGACGATGGCGCCACCGATCAGGCCGGCTGCGATGCCGGCGCCGACGCCGTCATGGGCCTTCGCGGACGGAGTGGCGGTCACCAGCGAACCGGCGATCGTCGCAACCGTGAGGGCGGCAACAAAAGTCTTCTTCATGCTCTTGGCTCTCCTGGGAGATGGACGTCCCTTGTTAGGAGCGTCCGGGTTTCAAAGGTTCACGCACACTCTGATGAAATCGACCGTGCAGCTAGGAAGCGCGCAATTGGTCAATCCACGGTAAACGCGCACGGAGCTGTGACGAGAAAAAGCGGTCTTTTTCAGGCCCGGAGATGAACGGCGCGTCCGTAGCGAACTGGTTCAGCGCGCCTCAGCCACAGACTCTGACGCGGCGGCTGCGCCAGGCGTAGCCATCCCAGAAGCGCTGCCGCTGCCAGACGCAGCCGTCACCGTAATAGTCGTCGGCGACATAGCCGGGACCCGGCGCGTAGTAGCGGGGCGGGTAATAGCCGGGGCCATAGGAGTAGCCCGGACCGGGTCCGTAATAATACGGAGAAGCCAGCGCGCCACCGACAATGGCGCCACCGATGATCCCGGCGGCCACGCCGGCGGCGACACCACGCTGTGCGTGGGCCGGTGTCCCGGCCGAGAGGGCCAGGGTGGCGACGGCGAGGACCGTCAGTAAGAACTTCTTCATTGGCTTGACCTTTCGCACAAACGGGCGGGAACTCTTTGGGGGGTAAAGTTCCATACTTCGTTTGAATGATCAATGAACGGCACCTTCGCCGCTGGCGACCAATTAATGGATCGCAGGTCCGCGAGGGAGACGACAATGGGCAACGCGATGATGAATACTTTGATCGCTGCCGGGGTCGTTTTCGCGATTGGGTATGGCTGGTTCACCCATCTCCAGAACCGCGGACGGCGCTCTCGCGCCGGTGCCGGCAATGACGGAGGGAGCGGCGGCGACGGCTATTCAGGGGCCAGCGACGGCTTCTCGCTGGGGAGTTGGTTTTCCAGCGACAGTTCCGGGAGCTCGAGCGACAGCTGTTCAAGTAGCGATAGCGGTAGCAGTGGCGGGGATTGCGGCGGTGGCGGCGATGGTGGTGGAGGCGGTGGCGGTGACTAGGTCCGCCAAAATCTTGATCCAGCGCAACGCCCTAATTTAGAGCCGTTCTAGGCTGTTTCCAGGCCAGTTTGGAATAGCTTCAAATACCGGTTTTTCCCTTTGCATCCGGACGCCCCCTTAAATATCGATGATGACGCATCACCGAAGGGCCTGCCGCTTCCATGATCGTTTGTTCCTGTAACGTGCTGAGCGATGACGACATCCGAGCCGCGGTCGCCGAGTCCGACGACGCTGTACGTCATGCCAAGCAGGTCTATGGATGCCTCGGTTGCAGCGCCGAATGCGGCCGCTGCGCCCGTACCATCAAGACCATCATCGACGAGGCGCTTGGTCCCTGTGCCAAGTCCTGCTGCTCGGGCTGCCCACACAGCCACACCGTGGCCGCCAATGACGAGACGGCCGAACTCACCCAGTTCGCCCTCGCGGCCTGCTGAAAACTTCCGCAATTTCGGCTGAGCTTTTCCCCGGCTGCGTCCCCGTGGCCGGTTGCTCTCGTCCCTAAACTGATTTAGAAGCGTTCTAAAGTCGGTTAGGGCCGATTTGGACGCAAGATTTGGAGTGCATCATGCAGGGCGACGCAAAAGTCATCGACTATCTCAACAAGGCGCTGCGCCACGAGCTGACTGCAATCAACCAATATTGGCTGCACTACCGCTTCCTCGACAATTGGGGCCTGCGGGACATGGCCAAGGTCTGGCGCAAGGAGTCCATCGAGGAGATGGAGCACGCCGACAAGCTCACCGAGCGGATCCTGTTCTTCGACGGCTTCCCGAACATGCAGGTGCTCGACCCCCTGCGCATCGGCCAGAACGTCAAGGAGATCATCGAGTGCGATCTCGCCGCCGAGATGAGCGCGCGGGCGCTCTACCAGGAGGCCGCCGGCTATTGCAACGGCGCCAAGGACTACGTCACGCGTGACCTGTTCGAGAAGCTGATGAGCGACGAGGAGCACCACATCGACTTCCTCGAAACCCAGCTCGACCTGATTGGCCGCATCGGCCTCGAACTTTACACGCAGAAGCACGTCGGCGGGCTCGAGGGCGAGGGGCACTAAGCTCGGGCGTTGGCCGCATGCTGGATGTGGTCCCCGCCTAGTGCGCAATTGCGCATGGCGCGCGGGGACCCATAACCACAGGGAGTAATTGCGGCGCGAGCTGGTATCTCCGGGACTTCGCCAAACCACTTCCTGTGGCTGTGGATCCCGGATCTGCGCTTCGCTTCTCCGGGACGACACTGTGATTGCAGCGCTACCTACAACTGCGTCTTGTAGCGCTCTTCCACGATCTCCTGGCTCTCCGGCTCCCCCAGGCCCGTCTGGTCGTGAATGACCTGGCCGATGCTGGGCATCACCGAGCGCTGCACCTTCTCCGGTGCCCACAGCTTCGAGCGCATCAGCGCCTTGCCGCAGTGGAAATAGACTTCGCTGACCGCGACGTTCAGCACCGCGCGCGGCGGCTTGCCGAATTCCACCATCGATGCGAGCAGATCCGGATCGGCCGAGAGCGTGCCGCGCCCGCCGACGCGCAGCGTCTCGTCGATGCCGGGGACGAAGAACAGCAGATGCACGAAGCCCGAGCCTTCGACGACGTTGCGGAAACTGTCGATCCGGTTGTTGCCGGCACGGTCGGGCATCAGCACCTGGT
Protein-coding regions in this window:
- a CDS encoding D-2-hydroxyacid dehydrogenase family protein, which translates into the protein MTRLRCAILDDYFNLALDVADWQKLSDRVDVTVFSHPFASEQAAASALADFEIICAMRERTAFPKSLFASLPKLKLLLTSGMRNASIDMEAAKAQGVAVGGTQYSRDPTAPLTMGLILELTRGIGRENARMHAGEPWQTFAGVEIEGLTLGVVGLGKLGSKMAGIAKAFGMNVIAWSPNLTPEKCAAAGVGYATKEELFAKADIVTIHVVLSDRSRGLVGAADLARMKPTAFLVNTARGPIVDEQALLEALQQRKIAGAGIDVFSVEPLPVDHPFRKLDNLVLTPHLGYATEDGLRIHYGQMVEAIDAFTRDRELPRKLA
- the ettA gene encoding energy-dependent translational throttle protein EttA, which translates into the protein MARQFIYFMQGLTKSYPTRKVLDNIHLSFYPDAKIGVLGVNGSGKSTLLKIMAGLDKEYNGEAWVAQGARVGYLEQEPHLDPALSVRENVMLGVAKQKAILDRYNELAMNYSEETADEMTKLQDEIEAQGLWDLDSKVDQAMDALRCPPDDADVTKLSGGERRRVALCKLLLDQPELLLLDEPTNHLDAESVSWLEGHLRTYPGAILIVTHDRYFLDNVTSWILELDRGKGIPYEGNYSSWLVQKQKRLEQEGREDAAHQKTIAREQEWVASSPKARQAKSKARYQRYEELLKQASEKQTQTAQIIIPVAERLGANVVDFEGLSKGYGDRLLIDDLTFKLPPGGIVGVIGANGAGKTTLFKMITKQETPDKGMITVGETVHLGYVDQSRDALDGNKNVWEEISGGNELILLGKKEVNSRGYCSSFNFKGADQQKKVGALSGGERNRVHLAKMLKSGANVLLLDEPTNDLDVDTLRALEEALEDFAGCAVIISHDRWFLDRIATHILAFEGDSHVEWFEGNFQDYEKDKMRRLGQDSIIPHRVKYKKLTR
- a CDS encoding lytic murein transglycosylase, which translates into the protein MMRRALIAAVITIICGLSPARAADAAFTQFIASLWPEAQAAGVSRATFDEQTRGLEPDYKLPDLILPGRPATGAPSQAEFVQVPADYVKEASIARLAGEGQRLLQKYRPALSEIEKKSGVPATIMLAIWGRETDYGRYTLPYDLVRVLATQAYVGRRKDTYRNEFILSLKILGEGVVTRKDMRSSWAGATGLTQFLPSEYYKHGVDFDGDGRIDIWHSVPDALASAAQQLVNKGWQSGVRWAYEVQAPAKVDCTSGVPEVTKPIGQWLREGFVPVRGEKLSAAEQAQPASLLQPEGIYGPSFLTTKNYFVIKEYNFSDLYVLFVGHLGDRMTSPLPFATQWAASRQLRTKDVETMQRGLTRVGLYKDKIDGKAGMQTRAALGAYQKSAGLKVDCWPSEEVLRSIQAAR
- a CDS encoding (2Fe-2S)-binding protein; translation: MIVCSCNVLSDDDIRAAVAESDDAVRHAKQVYGCLGCSAECGRCARTIKTIIDEALGPCAKSCCSGCPHSHTVAANDETAELTQFALAAC
- the bfr gene encoding bacterioferritin: MQGDAKVIDYLNKALRHELTAINQYWLHYRFLDNWGLRDMAKVWRKESIEEMEHADKLTERILFFDGFPNMQVLDPLRIGQNVKEIIECDLAAEMSARALYQEAAGYCNGAKDYVTRDLFEKLMSDEEHHIDFLETQLDLIGRIGLELYTQKHVGGLEGEGH
- a CDS encoding MSMEG_1061 family FMN-dependent PPOX-type flavoprotein produces the protein MTDLCAEDLATIYAKPSPRVIAKARPAIDAHAKKFIEMSPFCVLATSGVDGSVDASPRGGGVGFVRVAGPNQVLMPDRAGNNRIDSFRNVVEGSGFVHLLFFVPGIDETLRVGGRGTLSADPDLLASMVEFGKPPRAVLNVAVSEVYFHCGKALMRSKLWAPEKVQRSVMPSIGQVIHDQTGLGEPESQEIVEERYKTQL